The sequence TTTTAAGATAAACGTTTATAAAATCTTTGGCTTTATTGCCAAAAGGTATAAGCCTTTCTTTAGAACCTTTTCCTAAAACCTTCAAAAAACATTCTTCAAGATTTATGTTTGAAAATTTTAAATTTATAAGTTCGGAAACTCTTAAGCCCGTTGCGTATAAAAGTTCAAGCATAGCTCTGTTTCTTATATTTGTTTCGTCCGTTGCGGATACCGAAGTTAAAAGCGCGTCAACCTCTTCGGAAGAAAGCATTCCGGGAAGATGTTCCGGAATTTTCGGAGCCGTAAGATATACAGTAGGGTTTGTTTTTATAAGTTCTTCTACAATTAAAAATTTATAAAACTGCCGCAGCGTTTCCATCATTCTGTATAAAGAACGCGGCTTTAAACCTTCGTTTTTTATTTCCCACAAAAAATCGGTTATGTCGTTATGTTCAAAATTTTCTACGGCAATATTTTTCTTTTGCGCGTAAACAAAAAATTTAGAAAGGTCTGATTTGTAGGCAAGCGCAGTATTTTTCGCCAATCCTTTTTCAATAATTATGTATGAGATAAAATCAGCGATGGTTTTTTTTAAATCAATCATTTTTTAAATACGGGTTATGACGAAGTTCGTTTGCTATTGTAGTTTGACTGCCGTGTCCGGGGTAAACCACTGTTGACGGCGGAAGTTTTTTAAGTTTTTCAAGCGAGCGCGTCATATCTTCATAACTGCTGCCCGGAAAATCAGTTCTGCCTATTGTGCCTGCAAAAAGCGTATCGCCGGTTATTACAAAGCCGTCAAACAAAAGACTCATCCCCCCCGCGGTATGCCCGGGAGTGTGAATAACTTTAAAAACCGTAAAAGAAAGTTTAACTTCCTGACCGTCTAAAAAAAGAATATCGGCTTTTGCCGACTGCGCGGCTGAAAACAATGCCGAAGCATTTATATTAGGGTTAGCAACCATTTCCGCTTCGTCTTTGTAAACGGCAAGAGGAACGGCAAACTCTTTTTTTATTTCATTATCCGACAACATGTGGTCATAATGTCCGTGCGTGTTGATAAGCATCTCGGGAGAAAACCCCGCCGCTTTAACTTCTTTTATAATTTTTGCGCCGTCTTCGCCCGGGTCTATTATTGCGGATTTTAATGTTTGATCGTCGTAAACTATATAACAGTTTACTTCAAGCGGTCCTGAAATTATTTTTTTTACTTTAAGCATTTTGCGATATAACCCTTATAGCCTGTAAAATTAAATTTGCAAAAACTCCGGCAAAAATATCGTCAACGGTTATTCCGAAACCGCCGCGAAAAATTTGCGCTTTTTTTATAAACAGCGGTTTTGTTATGTCAAAAATTCTAAACAAAACAAAAGCGGCAACCAAATACGCAACCGTCTGCGGCAGAAATGCGGCAGCAACCCAAACTCCGGCGACTTCGTCTATAACTATGCGCTGATCGTCTTTGGATTGATAAATATCTTCCGCAAGATGCGAAATAACAACCGAAACAAAAAACATGCATACGACTACAGGAATTTGCGCGTAATAATTTGCCGGCGCAAAAAACGCCCACAGCAAAATTCCTATAATGCTGCCGAAAGTTCCGGGAGCATCTTTAATGTAGCCTACGCCGAAAACAGACGAGAAAAAAAGAGTAATTTTATTCATTTTCTATTAACAATTTCCTGTGTTTAAGTATATAATGCAAGCCGGAATATATTGTAAGAATTGCCGCAATTAAAACAGACCACATAGGCAAAGCGCACAAGAAAGCTCCAAGCGAATGGTAATCTGCAGTATATCTTAAAGATTCTATGGACACGCCGTAAAACTTCAAAAGAGTTTCGTTTAAAATTATAATCAACAAAAGAAGTATTATAACCACAATCTGCGACGTAGTTTTAAATTTTCCGGACTTATCCGCAGGTATTATCACATTTTTTGCCGCCGCAATGCTGCGAAGCCCCGTAATTAAAAACTCTCTTGCGATAATTGCCACAACCATCCACGCGGGAACGTTTAAATACGCAATATTTACAAAACATATAAATGCAGCCGATATTAAAAGTTTGTCCGCAAGAGGATCTAAAAAAATCCCTAAAGACGTTATTGTGTTCTGCTTTCTGGCTATTTTTCCGTCAAAATAATCCGTTATTGACGCCGCGGAAAAAATAATGAGCGCCAGTATTGCAAACCAAAACCCGTCAAGTTCCATAAATAAAATAAAAAACGGAACCATTATAATTCTTGCCACCGTAAGCCTGTTTGCCAAATTCATAGTTTTTGTCGTCATAATAATTCCGCTTGAATGCTGTATCCTTTTATTGTCTTAATTTTTACGCTGCAAAAACTGCCGGACTTTACCGGTTTTAAACTTTCGCATATTACATTGCCGTCAATATCCGGCGCCTGAAAAGGCGCGCGCCCCGTTACGGTATAATTATTTCCCTTCTTAACGCAGCTTTCAACTAAAATTTCAGTCTGCGAGCCCGTTAAAGATTTCATATCTTTCTTAAAAACTTCATATTGAGCGTTTTCAACAAGCACTCTTCTTAAAGACGACGTTTTGCCGTCTATATGTTTTTTTAATTTTGATGAAGCCGCCGTTTTCTGATTAGAATATTCAAACACGCCCGCATAACGAAAATAACCTTTTTGCAAAAAATCCGTAAGAGCCTGCACGTCTTTGTCTGTTTCCCCCGGAAAACCGGTGATTACCGAAGTTCTTAGAATTATATCGGGGTATTTATTTTTTATTTTTTCAATTACTTTCAATGTTGCAAGAGGGCGGTTCATGCTATTTAAAATTTTTTCGCTTGCGTGCTGAATCGGAATATCTATATATTTGCAAATATTTTCACGTGAATTTATTTCTTGAAGCAACGCGTCCGTAACGCTTACGGGATAAGCGTACATAAGCCTTATCCATTTTAGTTTGTCCGTTTTTGAAATTTCAGCCAAAAGCTTGTTTAATGAAAACTTCCCGTAAATATCTATTCCGTAGCTTGTTGTGTCTTGAGCGATAAGAGAAAGTTCTTTAACGCCCGAAGCCGCCAAAGCTTGAACTTCGCTTTTTAATGACGATAAGCTTCTGCTTTTATATTTTCCGCGCAAATTTGGAATGATACAAAAACTGCATTTGTGGTTGCAGCCCTCGGCAATCTTCAGGTATGCACATGGAAGCGTTGAAGATAAAAGTCGGAATTTTGAATCGTTGAGTCCGCCGGCTTCAAGCAAAACGTCTCCGGCATTTTTATTTTGAAGCAAAAGCGGCAGTTTATTTAAAGAACCCGTACCGACAAAACCGTCTATTTCCGGAAAGCATTTTATAAAATCTTCTTTTAAAAGCTGCGGCAAACATCCGCTAACAAAAACTTTTACGTTTTTCTTACGTTTTATTTTCAACGCATCGCTTATACTTTTTTCAGATTCTCTGCGAGCCGCGTCTATAAAAGAACAAGTGTGAATTACTATAACATCGGCGTCATTTGTATCGGCGCAAACGGCAAAATTTTTACTTTGCAGTATTCCCAGCAGATACTCTGCTTCCACCGTGTTTTTAGGACATCCTAAAACTATAACCGCTACTTTTAACATTATTTGCTGCCAACGCGTTTTTTAAGAACAACTGTTTTAACGTCCTGAATTGAACCTGTTTTAACGTCTATTTCCTGCCCGTTAAAAAACACTCTGACTCCGGGAGTATATCCTATTCTTAACACAAAAGAATCGTCGGCAAACAACTCTTGGCGCGCGCCTTTTATTAAAGTGCCCTCAAAAATTTCTTTACCGTCGCCGTCAACTTTAACCCAAACCGTATCTACGGCTTCTAACACAACTTTTTGACGCAAAACATCTGGAGGAGTTATAACGTTTTGAGGCTCTGCCTTTTCTTCAATTTTAACAACTGCCGCCGCAGAAAAGGCGGAAGAGCTTGATATTTTTTTATTAAGATACATAAACGCGCCTAAAAGAACCGCAGCCACAAGCAAAGCCGCAACGGGTTTTTTAATGTCGGTTTTTTTTCTTTCGGGAGTATTCTGCGCATCTTGTTTTGCCGCGTTTTTTTCAGGAGTATTTTTTGACAACTCCTGAATGGGCTGTTGCTGCAAAGAGTCTAAAGGCGGAATTTTTGTCAAATTATGCTCTTTAAGCAAAGCATCTGCGTCAAAACCTAAAAATTTTGCATAAGATCTTACAAAACTTTTATAATAAACTTCCGCGACAAAAACAGTATCGTCGCCGTCTTCAATGGCCTGAAGGTATTTTTCCTGAATTTTAACGGCTTTATGAACCGCGTCAAAAGTAAGCCCTTTTGACAAACGTTTTTCTTTTAACAACTTTCCCAATTCTTTCATTTTGCTTTCTCTTCTAATTAAGTTTTATTACTTCAACGCTCGCAGGCGCCTTAAACTTGAATAAATTTTTATTTAACTCAGGATTTATTTTGTAATTTTTTATTTCCACGGTTACCTGCGCGCCTTCCGAAAGAACTACGGCTTTTGAAGGACGAAGATTTTCTTTAGACACAAAAAGTTTCATGCTCCAATCTTTATTTGTTTTAGGATACACTTCTAAAACGTACGAACTCTCATCTTCGCTTAAATATTTCACAATATTATTTTTGCTTATATTTTTATAATTTGCGCCGAAGTTTACAATAGCTGCAGGAGAAAAATTAGCGTTTATTACATTTTCGTAATTATCTTCCAGCGCCTGAAAATTTTCAGGAGTATAAATTATTATTTTTCTGCCGTTAATATAAATTCTCTGTTCTTGCGGAGTTTTTTGAACTATAACCGCATTGTCGGGCTTCAAATATTTAACGTTGCCGGATATTTTTTGTTTTTCATTTGTTGACGTAAAAAGCAGCTCTTGAATAAAGTCAGCCTCAAGCGTATTTACCTGCGCGTCGTTTTCCTGCATTTTAGAAATAACTCCCTGCGTTTTGTCCGCGTCTTGCGCAAACACAGGATAAATTAAAAACATCATAATAAAAGAGATTA is a genomic window of Endomicrobium proavitum containing:
- the xerD gene encoding site-specific tyrosine recombinase XerD, translating into MIDLKKTIADFISYIIIEKGLAKNTALAYKSDLSKFFVYAQKKNIAVENFEHNDITDFLWEIKNEGLKPRSLYRMMETLRQFYKFLIVEELIKTNPTVYLTAPKIPEHLPGMLSSEEVDALLTSVSATDETNIRNRAMLELLYATGLRVSELINLKFSNINLEECFLKVLGKGSKERLIPFGNKAKDFINVYLKKRKPKSGEEDNIFITRLGKKISRIEFWRQLKNIAKNAGIVKNITPHTLRHSFASHLLSGGADIRFVQEMLGHSSISTTQIYTHLDNAKIKSQHKKFHPRS
- a CDS encoding MBL fold metallo-hydrolase codes for the protein MLKVKKIISGPLEVNCYIVYDDQTLKSAIIDPGEDGAKIIKEVKAAGFSPEMLINTHGHYDHMLSDNEIKKEFAVPLAVYKDEAEMVANPNINASALFSAAQSAKADILFLDGQEVKLSFTVFKVIHTPGHTAGGMSLLFDGFVITGDTLFAGTIGRTDFPGSSYEDMTRSLEKLKKLPPSTVVYPGHGSQTTIANELRHNPYLKND
- a CDS encoding phosphatidylglycerophosphatase A, which gives rise to MNKITLFFSSVFGVGYIKDAPGTFGSIIGILLWAFFAPANYYAQIPVVVCMFFVSVVISHLAEDIYQSKDDQRIVIDEVAGVWVAAAFLPQTVAYLVAAFVLFRIFDITKPLFIKKAQIFRGGFGITVDDIFAGVFANLILQAIRVISQNA
- the pgsA gene encoding CDP-diacylglycerol--glycerol-3-phosphate 3-phosphatidyltransferase, which translates into the protein MTTKTMNLANRLTVARIIMVPFFILFMELDGFWFAILALIIFSAASITDYFDGKIARKQNTITSLGIFLDPLADKLLISAAFICFVNIAYLNVPAWMVVAIIAREFLITGLRSIAAAKNVIIPADKSGKFKTTSQIVVIILLLLIIILNETLLKFYGVSIESLRYTADYHSLGAFLCALPMWSVLIAAILTIYSGLHYILKHRKLLIENE
- the rimO gene encoding 30S ribosomal protein S12 methylthiotransferase RimO yields the protein MLKVAVIVLGCPKNTVEAEYLLGILQSKNFAVCADTNDADVIVIHTCSFIDAARRESEKSISDALKIKRKKNVKVFVSGCLPQLLKEDFIKCFPEIDGFVGTGSLNKLPLLLQNKNAGDVLLEAGGLNDSKFRLLSSTLPCAYLKIAEGCNHKCSFCIIPNLRGKYKSRSLSSLKSEVQALAASGVKELSLIAQDTTSYGIDIYGKFSLNKLLAEISKTDKLKWIRLMYAYPVSVTDALLQEINSRENICKYIDIPIQHASEKILNSMNRPLATLKVIEKIKNKYPDIILRTSVITGFPGETDKDVQALTDFLQKGYFRYAGVFEYSNQKTAASSKLKKHIDGKTSSLRRVLVENAQYEVFKKDMKSLTGSQTEILVESCVKKGNNYTVTGRAPFQAPDIDGNVICESLKPVKSGSFCSVKIKTIKGYSIQAELL
- a CDS encoding helix-turn-helix domain-containing protein; protein product: MKELGKLLKEKRLSKGLTFDAVHKAVKIQEKYLQAIEDGDDTVFVAEVYYKSFVRSYAKFLGFDADALLKEHNLTKIPPLDSLQQQPIQELSKNTPEKNAAKQDAQNTPERKKTDIKKPVAALLVAAVLLGAFMYLNKKISSSSAFSAAAVVKIEEKAEPQNVITPPDVLRQKVVLEAVDTVWVKVDGDGKEIFEGTLIKGARQELFADDSFVLRIGYTPGVRVFFNGQEIDVKTGSIQDVKTVVLKKRVGSK
- a CDS encoding LolA family protein, producing MKKILISFIMMFLIYPVFAQDADKTQGVISKMQENDAQVNTLEADFIQELLFTSTNEKQKISGNVKYLKPDNAVIVQKTPQEQRIYINGRKIIIYTPENFQALEDNYENVINANFSPAAIVNFGANYKNISKNNIVKYLSEDESSYVLEVYPKTNKDWSMKLFVSKENLRPSKAVVLSEGAQVTVEIKNYKINPELNKNLFKFKAPASVEVIKLN